One Polynucleobacter sp. SHI8 genomic window, ATCTCTTGTTTCTAACCAGTGCATAAAATGGGCTACTCTTGTTTCAATAATCGCTTCAGCTTGACCTACTGCTGCTTGTCGATTGCCAAGTCCAGACTGAACAATTTCCCCGAGATCATCAACGGTATATAAATACACATCATTGAGTCGCCCAACTTCAGATTCAATATCACGGGGGACTGCTAAATCAATCATCACAATCGGCTTACGTCGTCTTTTCTTGACGGCATTTTCAACCATCCCAAGACCAATAATCGGTAATGAGCTCGCAGTGCAAGAGACGACGATATCAAAATCAGCGAGGTGAGAAGGTAGTTCAGAAAGACGAATCGATTCCGTGTCTAAACCTTGAATCGATAAAGTATCAGCAAGGTCTTGACCGCGCTCTAGGGTACGATTAGCCACACCCACATGTTTGGGGTGCTTTGCCGCAAAGTGGACACTACAGAGTTGGATCATTTCTCCAGCGCCAATAAAGAGAATCTTTTGCGAACTGATATCACCAAAAACACGCTCTGCTAGACGCACCGCAGCAGCTGCCATGGAAATCGAGCTTGCACCGATTGCAGTAGTGCCTCTGACTTCTTTGGCAACAGCAAATGATTTCTGAAAGAGTTGATTTAAGTAAGTACCTAAAGCACCCACTTCGTCAGCATGACGAACAGCATCTTTCATTTGACCCAGTATTTGAGTTTCACCTAAAACCATGGAATCTAAGCCACTTGCTACCCGAAAAGCATGTCTGACCGCCTGAGATTGGGGTAAGGAGTAAATATGCGGTTCTAAATCCTCTTGCGCCACCCCTTGAGTGCCTGAAAGCCATTGAATTGATGCATGTTGAAGAACATCAATCTGCGGATTTTCATTACAAGCACAATAAATTTCCGTGCGATTACAAGTCGACAAAATGGTCGCCTCTGTAAAGTGCATAGGGGCTTTGCTGCCTATAAATGATCGAAAATCATGCAATGCAGAACTTAAGATTTCTGGACCAAAGGCAACACGTTCCCTTACCTCAATCGGAGCGGTATGGTGATTAATACCTAGGGTAAGTAATTGCATATCCTCGATTATAAAGACTCATTTAAAAAACACTGGAAGACCAAACAATTGGGGGGTAGGAGTGTTGAATCAGCCATTGGTTTGCTTGTTTAAAATGACCACAAGATCCCACGTCACCTTTGAGAAGAAATGGCTCACTGGTTTGATAGGCTCCCAGCCCAGAGGGGTGAGAAGCTTGCAAAATAAGATGTTCTTGGATGGGAGCAATCAGTTCAGCTTTTTTCTGGGCTACTTTTCCCCAAAGCATCCAAATCAGAGGGCGATCCTTACTCAGTTCTTGAATGATGGCATTGGTTAGCATATCCCAACCCCAGTGCTGATGGCTGTGCGCCTCACCTTGACGAACCGTAAGGCAGGTATTTAAAAGTAACACCCCTTGGTCGGCCCATGAGGATAAATTGCCATGAGGTAAGGTTTCAAAGCCATCCAAAAAAAGAGCTTTACTGATATTTCGTAATGAACTGGGATAAGTTCTAGAGTTTGTCGGAATATGCTCTGGAATAGAAAAAGCAAGTCCCTGAGCTAGACCAGGGCTATGGTAGGGATCCTGACCAAGAAGTACTACCTTAACCTCCTTAGCAGGAGTTTGATGAAGTGCTTTAAAAACGGATTCTTTTTTCGGAAAAATTTGATCAGGAAAATGAAGCCTAGCTTCATTTTCTTGAAGCACCAATTGTTCTAAATAAGGAAGATTTTTCTCATTAGATAAAAAATCATGAAGTAAATCACAGTAATCCTGCGGAATTCGACCTAAAAATGCTTCGACAGATGAACTGAACATCACTTACGTAGTTGGTTGGGGCGATCGAACAGTCCATTTTGAAAAATGACGCTCATCCTTTTCAATGACGCAGTTATGCAACACATCCTGACGGAACAACATCACTTGAATAGACTTACCTGAAAATCTTTCCAATAAAGCATTCAGATTCGATGGGGTGATGCGTTCACGATTCATGCTCACCAGGAGGTCGCCAGCCGCAAGACCTGCAAGATGAGCACTGCCATGATCTAAAACATGGGTAACTTTGACCCAGGCATCCTGAGCAATTGTTCGAATGCCAAATCGTTGCAGAGCTAATTCACTTCCAGAAAATGGGCTTTCAACCAAAGACCATTGGTTAGCTTCAAACAACTCTTTTAATGGCAAGTCATCTGTACCCGTAATATATTTTTTTTCAAATTGATTCCAAGAAGATTTAAAGTCCTTCCCAATCACTTCTAGGACGACATCTCTAAAACCATTCTCGGTAATTCCTGAGCCAATATCTTTTAGATTGCCATGTTTATTCCATAAGCCGACCATGACATCATCAAGTGACTTTTGATATTTAGTAAATTGGCGAATGAGTAGATCTAAAGCAAGGGCAATTAACGATCCTTTTGCGTAATAACTCACCACCGTATTTGGTGTATTTTCATCAACAATATAATATTTTGTCCAAGCATCAAAGGAGCTTTGCGCAACAGATTGTTTCAATCTTCCAGATGTGGAGAGAACGAGATTGATGGTTTTACTCAACCGTTCCAAATACACATCTAAAGAAATTACTCCAGAACGTATCAGTTGTAAATCATCATAGTAGCTCGTGAATCCCTCAAATAACCAAAGCAATTGGGTATGGTTACGGTTTTGTAAATCATAGGGCTGGAATGCCGCTGGTTGAATATTTTTGACATTCCATGCATGAAAATATTCATGGCTACAAAGACCTAAAAAATCCTCATAAGCATTTTGTTGAGTGACGAGGTTTTTATAAGGCAAATCGGAGCGCTTACATAAGAGCGCTGTGGAACTGCGATGCTCTAGTCCACCATAACCATTGGCGCTGGCATTGACATGAAAGATATATTGTTTAAAAGGCGCTTGTTGCGTATCTGGCTCAAAAAAAGCAATATGAGCTTGGGTAATTGCCTTCAAATCTTTTTCTAACTTTGCAGTATCGATGAGTTCAGTCGCACCTTGAATCACCATGTGGTGATGGATGCCAAAAGATTTCCAGTGGATGATTTGAAAATGCCCAAGACTTACAGGATGATCGATGAGTTCATCATAATCATTGACGAAGTAAGTACCAAAGCCATTTTTTGAAACACGTTTTGGATTCATGGAAGTGATGAGCGACCAGGTATTCATCCAATCCTGTTTTTCAATATGAACCAAGGATGGCGAATCTGTCCATCCTATCGCCTGTAAACACAGGCTTGTATGGTTAAAAAAACCACGATATTGATCTAAATAGGCAGCCCTAACTGATGTGTCAAAAGCATAGATTTTGCTACGTATTAAGATTGGTTTTTGTGTCGTATGAATTTTCCAGGAATTGCTATCCACAGCATCGACGACAAGTGGTGAGATCAAATGATGCTTTTCATTGATTTCATAGGCATGAATACTCACCACTTGCCTACTAAAATCCCGAATCATATAACTGCCAGGAATCCAAGCTGGCATTTGTACCTCTTGCATTGCTTGAGGTCGCCAAATGATTAAATCAACTTCAAAATAATGACCTAAAGGATCAATCGGGCGAATGACATATTCAGTTGGTGCCATGATAATTATTTAACATTCGATTTGTTGATGGAGGCTAATTTCTTTTCAATATCATCCTTAGATGCTGCTCCGGGAATACGGCTACCATCCACAAAGAAAATAGCCGGTGTGCCTGTAATCCCTAATTTTTTGGCAAGTGCTAAGTTTTTATCTAGCGGGTTTGGACAATCTGTTTTGCTCGGAAGCGGCATATGCGCTGTCATCCAGTTGACCCAAACCTTAGAAGGATCACTTGCGCACCAAACGGCTTTTGATTTAGTCGTTGAGTCTGCAGAAAGAATCGGAATTAAGAAGGTATACACAGTGATGTTATCCATCGTTTGAAATGACTTCTCGAGAGTTTTGCAATAGCCACAATTTGGATCTGCAAATACAGCCATTTTTCTTGAGCCATCACCACGCACCAATTTCACCGTATCTTGCAGAGGAAGCTCACTAAACTGGATACGATTCATTTCATCTTCACGAGCGTCTGTGAGGTTTACGCCTGTTTTTAGATCAGTGATACTACCTTGAATTAAAAACTTTGCTTGAGCATCAACGTAGATAATGCTGGAGTTGGCGACAACTTCATAGATGCCAGGAATTGGACTTGGATTAATACTTTTAATCTGTATTTTTGAGCCAAATTGTTTTTGCAACTCAGTTTTGATTTTATCGGTTGATTGGGCAAATGAGAGGCTGCAAAGACCAAGGCTTAGCAGCATCATATATCGATTGATTAATTTCATTCAAAGTCCTTTTTAAACACATCTTACAATTTAACCCAATGCTCTAGCAATGAGTTGTTGTTTCAGAAAATCTTGTTGATTCAGTATTCTTAAGCCAGTATTTCTGAGCCAACGCAGCGGCGGTGATTGGTGAAGAAACAACTGGTGTAAATGATGGGTGACCTTTAATAAAGCCTCAATATCTCCAGCACGCCGGCGCTCGTAACGTCTTAAGACGATGGCATCATTTATTTTTCTAAAACTTTCTTTTTCAGCAAAGACAGTTCGTAAATCAATCACATCCCTGAGACCTAAATTGAGTCCTTGACCCGCTAATGGGTGTATGACATGAGCCGCATCACCCACCAGAATGATTTTTGGATCAAGCTCAGGACCAATGAGATGCTTAGCCTGTAATTTCTTCAAGGGATAAGACATCGCCTCATTGAGGAGGGTGAGCTCACCTAATTGTTTTTGAACACGTCCATGTGCCGCTTGAGAAATGCGTAAGCAAAAATCTTCGGGTGTATGCTTTGCACTTTCAAGAAGAGTTTGGGCATGATCGTGATGAGTCGACCACACGAGCGAGACCCTTTTGCCAGGAAGAGGTAATAATGCAAGAACATCGCCACCCGGCAAAAACCATTGATATGCGGTTTGTAAATGGGGTAAAGAGCATGAGAAGTTAGCGACTACCGCACTATGAGAATAGTCTTCTTCCTCAATTTCAAAATTAAAAAGACTTCGAGTCGGTGAGTTAGCCCCATCTGCTGCAACAATTAATTTGGCTGTGCAATTACCTTCAGTAGTTTTTACTATGACATGCTCTTGATCAATCTGAATATCGATGACCTCAGCTTGTAAACGCTGCAGAGGTTGTGCAAATCGAGAAGCCATATCAATCGCATGTTCTATTTGTTGCGCCTCAACCATCCAAGCTAATTGTGGAACAGCGCCCTCAAAAGCAGAAAAATTCAGACAATCCTTATCAAGACCACTATCACCAGAAATCTGCATTTCTCGGATGGGTTGAATACGATCTTGTGGTATTGCATCCCAAACTTGGAGCTGTTGTAACAGTTCTTGGGAGCTTGAAGAAATCGCAAAAACCCGACTTGGCCACTCATTTTCTGCAAAAGAAATATTTTTTGGGGTATTTTTTGACTCTAAAAAAGGGGCTATGTGAAGCACCTTTAAGCCTTGCTGGGCAAGGGCTAGCGCAGTAGTTTTACCTACTATGCCACCACCCAAAACGATCAAATCTTGTTCATTCATCATACGAAGTTATTACAATACTCACTATGTCATTAAAATGCGGCATCGTCGGCCTGCCTAACGTCGGCAAATCTACTCTCTTTAACGCGCTTACTAAAGCAGGTATAGCAGCGGAGAACTATCCATTTTGCACGATTGAGCCTAATGTTGGGGTGGTAGAAGTACCTGACCCACGTTTGGCCCAACTTGCTCAAATTGTTCATCCTGAACGTATTGTCTCAGCAATTGTCGAGTTTGTGGATATTGCTGGATTAGTTGCGGGAGCTTCTAAAGGCGAAGGCCTTGGAAATCAATTTTTAGCCAATATTCGTGAAACCGATGCAATCACTCATGTCGTGCGTTGTTTTGATGACGATAATGTGATTCACGTCGCTGGAAGAGTAAACCCGCTTGATGATATTCAAGTCATCGACACGGAATTAGCCCTATCCGATTTAGCAACGGTTGATAAAGCCGTAGCGAAGTATACGAAAGCAGCAAAATCGGGTAATGATAAAGAGGCTTCACAATTATTGGCCATTTTATTGAAAGTGTCCGCTCACTTAAATGAGGCTCAACCCGTTCGTTCGCTAGGTCTTTCTAAAGAAGATTTACTTCTATTAAAGCCGTTTTGCTTGATCACCGCAAAACCCGTCATGTATGTCGCGAATGTCATTGAAGGTGGCTTTGAAAATAATCCGCATTTAGATGCTGTGAAGCAGCATGCTGTAAAAGAAGGCGCACCTGTTGTTGCAGTATGTGCGGCGATCGAAGCAGAAATCGCTGACTTAGACGACGCCGATAAAGAAGAGTTTTTAAAAGATATGGGGATGACAGAGCCTGGTCTTGATCGCGTCATTCGTGCCGGTTTTAATTTGCTAGGATTACAAACCTACTTTACGGCTGGAGTAAAAGAAGTGCGTGCATGGACAATACATGTTGGCGATACCGGACCTCAAGCAGCTGGCGTGATTCATACCGATTTTGAAAAAGGCTTCATCCGCGCTCAGACAATTGCTTTTGATGACTTTATTCAATTTAAAGGTGAGCAAGGGGCAAAAGAGGCTGGCAAGATGCGGGCTGAAGGTAAAGAGTACATTGTTAAAGATGGTGATGTACTGAACTTCTTATTTAACGTCTAATTTGTAATTCTATGGATCACATTGAAGTTGTGGTCGTTGGAGCAGGAGTCGTTGGCTTAGCCATTGCTAGGGAGCTTGCGCTCCAAGGCCAATCCGTTTTGCTAGTTGAAAAAGAACCTAGCTTTGGCATGTCAACTAGTTCGCGAAATAGCGAAGTCATTCATGCAGGAATTTATTACCCGAAGGATTCTTTAAAAGCAAAGTTATGTGTGCAGGGTAATCGCCTGTTATACAACTACGCCAAAGAACGAGGCGTGCCATTCAAGAACTACGGCAAACTCATTGTCGCTTGTACCCAAGCTGAACAGGCATCTTTAGAGCAGATTTGGCATCGTGCACAAGAAAATGGAGTGAGTGGACTTGAGCGCATGACGCAGTCGACGATTCATCATCTAGAACCTGAATTAAATGCCCTTGAAGGGATTTATTCTCCGACAACAGGGATTATTGATAGCCATTCTTATATGCTCTCATTACTTGGTGATTTTGAAAATGCCGAGGGTGTCATTAGTTACCGCACCACATTTGAACATGCTCAATTGTTGAATCAATGTGGAAGATTTGTAATCACCCTCAAGAGTGGACAAGACAATGAAGATGTCTTTGAAATGAGTTGTGATCATTTAATTAATTGTGCAGGGCTAGGTGCAGTTGAAGTGGCAAAAAGAGTCAGTGGATTATCGCCACAATATATTCCTGAGGCTTATTTTGTCAAAGGCAATTATTTTTCTTTATCGGGCAAAACACCCTTTCGTCACTTAATTTACCCAGTTCCAGAGCAAGCAGGACTTGGCGTTCATCTCACCTTAGACTTAAATGGCAGGGCAAAATTTGGGCCTGATGTCGAGCATATTGATGCGACCGATGAGCAAACCATTGACTATGCAGTCGACCCCTCAAGAGTTGGCCATTTTGAAAATCAAATACGTCAATATTGGCCAGGACTTCCATCTGGCTCACTAACGCCAGATTATTCCGGGGTGCGTCCTAAAATAAAAATGAATGGCATCGTAGGGGCTGATTTTCGAATCGATACCACTGAGCAACATGGCCTACCAGGTTTAATCAACTTATTTGGGATTGAATCACCAGGACTTACCGCATCATTAGCAATTGCTCAAGAAGTACAAAAACTCTCAAAAGAATAATTGTTCTAGAGCTTGACCAGGCGATGGTGCTCGCATAAATGCTTCTCCAACCAAGAAAGCATGTACCTGATGTTGGCGTAAAAAATCCACATCAGATTGTTGCAAAATACCACTCTCTGTAACAACACGTTTATGTTTTGGAATATTAGTAAGTAATTGCACCGTGTTTTGAATAGATACTTCAAATGTTTTTAAATTACGGTTATTGATACCTAAAAGAGGTGAGTTCAGTTGTAAGGCACGCTCGAGTTCTTCCGCATCATGCACCTCGACTAAAACATCCATACCAAGTCGCATTGCGATGTCTTCAAATTCTTTTAACTGAGGATCTGACAAAGCTGCCACGATGAGTAAAATAGCATCTGCCCCCATGGCCCGTGCTTCAAAAATTTGATAGGGATCAATCATAAAATCTTTACGAATCACAGGTAACTCGCAAGCAGCCCTAGCTTCAATTAAAAATTCGGTACAGCCTTTGAAATATTCAATGTCAGTAAGAACCGATAGACAAGCAGCGCCGTGCTTGGCATAACTCATTGCAATTTCTGCCGGATGAAAAGGGGAGCGTAAGATTCCACGACTAGGACTTGCCTGTTTGATCTCCGCAATCACACCAGCATATCCTTGAGTAATTTTATTTTCTATCGCCTGATAAAAACCTCTAGGCTTTAGCTGTTCGTCAAGAATACTATCGAGAGCCGAGTGTTCAACATCAACAAAAGGCTTTTGTGACTTT contains:
- a CDS encoding M61 family peptidase, with amino-acid sequence MAPTEYVIRPIDPLGHYFEVDLIIWRPQAMQEVQMPAWIPGSYMIRDFSRQVVSIHAYEINEKHHLISPLVVDAVDSNSWKIHTTQKPILIRSKIYAFDTSVRAAYLDQYRGFFNHTSLCLQAIGWTDSPSLVHIEKQDWMNTWSLITSMNPKRVSKNGFGTYFVNDYDELIDHPVSLGHFQIIHWKSFGIHHHMVIQGATELIDTAKLEKDLKAITQAHIAFFEPDTQQAPFKQYIFHVNASANGYGGLEHRSSTALLCKRSDLPYKNLVTQQNAYEDFLGLCSHEYFHAWNVKNIQPAAFQPYDLQNRNHTQLLWLFEGFTSYYDDLQLIRSGVISLDVYLERLSKTINLVLSTSGRLKQSVAQSSFDAWTKYYIVDENTPNTVVSYYAKGSLIALALDLLIRQFTKYQKSLDDVMVGLWNKHGNLKDIGSGITENGFRDVVLEVIGKDFKSSWNQFEKKYITGTDDLPLKELFEANQWSLVESPFSGSELALQRFGIRTIAQDAWVKVTHVLDHGSAHLAGLAAGDLLVSMNRERITPSNLNALLERFSGKSIQVMLFRQDVLHNCVIEKDERHFSKWTVRSPQPTT
- a CDS encoding DsbC family protein gives rise to the protein MKLINRYMMLLSLGLCSLSFAQSTDKIKTELQKQFGSKIQIKSINPSPIPGIYEVVANSSIIYVDAQAKFLIQGSITDLKTGVNLTDAREDEMNRIQFSELPLQDTVKLVRGDGSRKMAVFADPNCGYCKTLEKSFQTMDNITVYTFLIPILSADSTTKSKAVWCASDPSKVWVNWMTAHMPLPSKTDCPNPLDKNLALAKKLGITGTPAIFFVDGSRIPGAASKDDIEKKLASINKSNVK
- the trpC gene encoding indole-3-glycerol phosphate synthase TrpC — encoded protein: MSDILQRILETKQQEVSFAKSQKPFVDVEHSALDSILDEQLKPRGFYQAIENKITQGYAGVIAEIKQASPSRGILRSPFHPAEIAMSYAKHGAACLSVLTDIEYFKGCTEFLIEARAACELPVIRKDFMIDPYQIFEARAMGADAILLIVAALSDPQLKEFEDIAMRLGMDVLVEVHDAEELERALQLNSPLLGINNRNLKTFEVSIQNTVQLLTNIPKHKRVVTESGILQQSDVDFLRQHQVHAFLVGEAFMRAPSPGQALEQLFF
- a CDS encoding uracil-DNA glycosylase, giving the protein MFSSSVEAFLGRIPQDYCDLLHDFLSNEKNLPYLEQLVLQENEARLHFPDQIFPKKESVFKALHQTPAKEVKVVLLGQDPYHSPGLAQGLAFSIPEHIPTNSRTYPSSLRNISKALFLDGFETLPHGNLSSWADQGVLLLNTCLTVRQGEAHSHQHWGWDMLTNAIIQELSKDRPLIWMLWGKVAQKKAELIAPIQEHLILQASHPSGLGAYQTSEPFLLKGDVGSCGHFKQANQWLIQHSYPPIVWSSSVF
- the hemA gene encoding glutamyl-tRNA reductase; amino-acid sequence: MQLLTLGINHHTAPIEVRERVAFGPEILSSALHDFRSFIGSKAPMHFTEATILSTCNRTEIYCACNENPQIDVLQHASIQWLSGTQGVAQEDLEPHIYSLPQSQAVRHAFRVASGLDSMVLGETQILGQMKDAVRHADEVGALGTYLNQLFQKSFAVAKEVRGTTAIGASSISMAAAAVRLAERVFGDISSQKILFIGAGEMIQLCSVHFAAKHPKHVGVANRTLERGQDLADTLSIQGLDTESIRLSELPSHLADFDIVVSCTASSLPIIGLGMVENAVKKRRRKPIVMIDLAVPRDIESEVGRLNDVYLYTVDDLGEIVQSGLGNRQAAVGQAEAIIETRVAHFMHWLETRDQVPLIQELRQKGNQLQQIELERAKKRLLKGENPQEVLDALAQGLTNKFLHGSLHALQHLQGPERETLIKLLPELFRSNHIEK
- the ychF gene encoding redox-regulated ATPase YchF; this encodes MSLKCGIVGLPNVGKSTLFNALTKAGIAAENYPFCTIEPNVGVVEVPDPRLAQLAQIVHPERIVSAIVEFVDIAGLVAGASKGEGLGNQFLANIRETDAITHVVRCFDDDNVIHVAGRVNPLDDIQVIDTELALSDLATVDKAVAKYTKAAKSGNDKEASQLLAILLKVSAHLNEAQPVRSLGLSKEDLLLLKPFCLITAKPVMYVANVIEGGFENNPHLDAVKQHAVKEGAPVVAVCAAIEAEIADLDDADKEEFLKDMGMTEPGLDRVIRAGFNLLGLQTYFTAGVKEVRAWTIHVGDTGPQAAGVIHTDFEKGFIRAQTIAFDDFIQFKGEQGAKEAGKMRAEGKEYIVKDGDVLNFLFNV
- a CDS encoding FAD-dependent monooxygenase, with product MMNEQDLIVLGGGIVGKTTALALAQQGLKVLHIAPFLESKNTPKNISFAENEWPSRVFAISSSSQELLQQLQVWDAIPQDRIQPIREMQISGDSGLDKDCLNFSAFEGAVPQLAWMVEAQQIEHAIDMASRFAQPLQRLQAEVIDIQIDQEHVIVKTTEGNCTAKLIVAADGANSPTRSLFNFEIEEEDYSHSAVVANFSCSLPHLQTAYQWFLPGGDVLALLPLPGKRVSLVWSTHHDHAQTLLESAKHTPEDFCLRISQAAHGRVQKQLGELTLLNEAMSYPLKKLQAKHLIGPELDPKIILVGDAAHVIHPLAGQGLNLGLRDVIDLRTVFAEKESFRKINDAIVLRRYERRRAGDIEALLKVTHHLHQLFLHQSPPLRWLRNTGLRILNQQDFLKQQLIARALG
- a CDS encoding NAD(P)/FAD-dependent oxidoreductase: MDHIEVVVVGAGVVGLAIARELALQGQSVLLVEKEPSFGMSTSSRNSEVIHAGIYYPKDSLKAKLCVQGNRLLYNYAKERGVPFKNYGKLIVACTQAEQASLEQIWHRAQENGVSGLERMTQSTIHHLEPELNALEGIYSPTTGIIDSHSYMLSLLGDFENAEGVISYRTTFEHAQLLNQCGRFVITLKSGQDNEDVFEMSCDHLINCAGLGAVEVAKRVSGLSPQYIPEAYFVKGNYFSLSGKTPFRHLIYPVPEQAGLGVHLTLDLNGRAKFGPDVEHIDATDEQTIDYAVDPSRVGHFENQIRQYWPGLPSGSLTPDYSGVRPKIKMNGIVGADFRIDTTEQHGLPGLINLFGIESPGLTASLAIAQEVQKLSKE